ACTTCAGCGACACATGGAAACATCTGTTGCCTCCACACCGGACAATGACACTTGTTAAGAACCCACCTAGATTCCAAGTTTCCTTTTCTGCTGCCAGAATTTCTTAAGCGGCAAGTAGAAAAGTTCAGgtgaataaaaaaaagtttgtactCTTGAGCTCCTGCAGTTTAGTACACTGCATTAACGCACAGTTATTTTTCCAGAGTCAACAGACTGAGTATAAAGCCTGTCAAGACAACTTTATCTTCTTGTTGAGTAAACATGAATCAGCCTTTGCTTACTATTTGCCTGATCATGCAACAATCTGTTAATGTCAGTACATTCTCTTTTTGCAAAATAAGAGCAAACAGTAGACACGTCAAGTTTCAGACATTTATTAAACCCCAACAAACCACTTTTAAACACATGACCAAGTGCAGTGTGAGGcaaatttaattatttcctgGATGAGTAAGCATGATAATTGTGCGGACGGCTTCCGGAAGACCTTTCTGTGCAGCTTATGGAGAAGAGAATGTTGTTCAGAAGTCAGGACGGTCCTTCTTCAGTTTACTGTAATCTACATTAACCGAGTAGAACTgggaaagagggggggggggaaaaatcaccAGAATAAGAAAATGTATAGTCAAGCTTCTATGGCATTTACTAAAACAAACATGCATCTCAAACTCAAACAAATCAGTTTGGAGTCTGTGCGCCAGACTATAATAAATACTTCAAtccccctgccctcctcacaagAAAACCCTTTAAAGAGCAGTAACTTTTTATAGTATCTCCATTCCGCATATGGTACTAGACCTCCTGAATCTAAGGATGAGGCAATTCTGGTGTCCACAACTGCAGAAAACCCAGAGAATCTGTTCTGTAACCCCCAGAACTAAAAGTCCACACGCAGAAGGCTTTTATAGTATTGCTAGGGTTATGCTTTTTGCCCAAAAATCTATGTGCTCCCATGCGCAGGAGGCAATAAAGCACATCTAGCTTGCCAAGTGGGATAAAGGATGGTAAATATGAGCAGGTAACGTCACAAGGGAAACATTTCAGCAGTGCTGCTAAAGCCAAGCTCGGTTTAGTAGATGAATCTAGAACAGTATCACTGCAGCATATgacaagaagaaaggaaggtaAGAATAGATCTTTTCACATACTCAGTCAATATTAACACAGTTCAAGCACAAACAATTTATAACAGTCCAAATAGTCACTCAGGACAGTGAATTTAAagattaaaagcatattttgacaTTCCAGGCTAACTTGACATCACGTAcattatttttactaaaaatcaaacaaaaatacacCCAGGCCACCCACTGAGTAAACAAGAGCAAGTACTGCAACACTTCAGTAAGTGTTAAGGTATTAAAATAACTGTTGTAACACTGCAGATGAGCCTTTCACAAGACCAATTTGGGATTAAGTCTGAATAAGCAGATCAACTACTGggcattaaatattaaaatacagccAAACGTAAGAACTGACAGCTCTCCAACTTTAACAGCTTGAACACCAAGTAAAGAAGTATGTTTACTATAATTTAATATACTTCCACTTTTACTCCATTTTCAAACAGTCATAACCTTCACAAAGCTGAACTGAAGACGACTTTGAGCCACTGTCCATTCCGTTGATATTAGTATGGCGAGTACAGTCCACGTGGTTTGAGCTACTTCAGCTAATTGTCTACAACTTCAGACAATGTGCAGGCATCACTCAATCCATTCAGAAAACTTTTGATTGCTTTTCTCTTGTTTACAAACAAAGACAGACTTGTAGCTCTTGATTCATAAGAATTATTTACCTAGCAGTCTGATTATCTTTAGTCAAGGTAATCacttgaaaaattaaacaaaaccccAGCCCACAATCAGAAATGGTGTTAAGCTTGCACAAGCACATTCATTCTAATTGCAGCTTTCTATGCAACTCCTACACAACCATCAGGTCTCAACTCTTTTCTTTGTTATACTGACTTCTTCAGCCTTTTCCAAGAAaagtcttcaaaagaaaaacaatttcatcAAAAGCGAAAACTTGTTATATCAAGACTTTTTACTAAACACTCATCCCCAATTTAGAACTTCTGCCTTTCTATTTCTTACAGCACAGACTTGGAAATGGTACACACACCCAAATATGGTAAACCCTGAGACTGTTTTTGCATGCTAAGCCCAGTAGGAATGCTACAGAAGGCACATAGTCTTTGAAAGAATCTATGCTGTGTACTACATTGAATTTGCCTCTTTTATATATTCAAAGAACAGTTAGCATTTTTACCGCTTCTGAAATGTTGCAATATTATGTTATGGACTTTTgagtccaatttttttttttttttttaaggttactgGCTTAGGAAGATACAGCACTGAACAGAAATTGTCTTTGAAAACttaatgtttgcttttttagTAGCTTGAGGAAAGTCTCAAGCTATTCTTAACAGGAATCTACTAAACTAATCCCAGAGCAGCCTAAGTAGCAATACAAAAATGTAAACTATGTTTActgtaatgcaaaataaaatgtaaacgTAAGAAAAAGTTCACTGTTTCAGTAAAACACATAGTAAGAGCCTTATTTCTGTAAACTACAAGTAGTTTGCATCTTTGCTTATTAGCTTGATCAAATAACTTGAACctacttttaaaaagttctgcTGTATCTGGTTGCTTCATTATagacaattgatttttttaatcaaagaactGACTGCAGAACTGAATTTAGAGTTTATACTAAACATTGacattttcctgctttgcttcGCATGAGTAATTTTTAGAACTTAAAAGCCCTTAGTTAAGAACTTAAAGAGGTTTTTGTCCTTCTACCAGTTATCTATCTCTCTGAACATGATGAGCTAGTATATTCTCACTCTTACATATGTATTACTCCGCATGAAGGAGATGAAATATATGATCGCTTCTGTAATAGGACTCCTTTCACTCATCAGTCAActggaagaaaattttaaatCTCAGACTCAGTTCTCTACTCTGGGTCCTAGGGACAAACAAAATTTGAACGGCAGATAAAGTATATTGCAGAATCAGCAACTTTCTAATACACTCAAATATCTTAAAGCAAGTAAGCTACATCTTTAGTATTACTAGCTTTCTAAAAGTCTGTATTTGCATTTTACCTTGTACTGGTCACTGGGAGACAGCTTATTCCAAGGTTCTGGATTATTTTTTTTGTCCCAACTATTGAGAGAAATACAAGATATGAGAATGTATTAAGAAAAATCACACTCgcctcaaaagaaataaaagtaatgtGTTCGCTGAGATTTTTAGACCATGAACAGTTATCTGTCCAAACAAATTTCCATAGAGAAAGACATAGCCCTTTTGTCAGCAGTCTCTAAATATCATATGTTAAATAAACAAATCTCCAAGTCAAAGGAATCTCCACCCACTCAGTGCCAGTGATGCTCGAACGAGATATTCGGGCctccagaaacattaaaaaaaaagaaacaacttagGACAGTTTACTTTAACGTATCTAGCAAGATGACAgggcatataaataaatatatgtataaattatTTTACACATACCAGACATCAGGGTTGAAAACTGCCAAACGCATGACATACAGGGCTGCCCCAACACCTCCAGATCCAATGATCAAAAATAGAGGGATCAACTAGAACAAGAGATACCTTAAGTGGCATCCTACAGTGTAACACAAAAGTATATTTTACATAACATTTCCAATTACATGAGTGACAAGCCAAGGAATAAGCTCACCCACTTTGAGCAACACGGCGTATATTACACATGTCCCCCTAAAACCTAAACACAAGCTCCACGCAGGTAGGACATCCCTGGCATCTGAGAGGCTTCGGCCTCCTCAAAAAAAGCAGGCATGAAAAACCTGCTGCAAGGTACAGACACCACTGAATATCCCATGACCGCACGTTTCTCCGTTCCCCAAAACTGCCCCAGGCGTTTGTATGACCGACCACACAGtttgggggggaggcgggggcccCCACACCTCGGCACTAGCTGCTGCCGCACAGGAAAGGCCAACGAGGCGAGAGCGGACCTGACCGCCCCTCACCGCTAACAGGGCCGAGAAAggccggcagcccggccccccgcagcGGCCAGGCACCGAGGGCGAAAGGCAGGGAAGACGGAGGGGGGGCTGGCCGGGCCGGAGGGCGCTGCCGCCGCTACTCACGCTGGGGTGCCTCTTGGCGTGGCTGACCATAACGCGAAACATGGCGGCAGCGGGCAAACGCGAAGGTCTCGCTCCCCACCAGGCTGCTGAGCCCGTCCTCCCCCGTCAGCTGCCCAGGCCCAATGTCACCCGAGGCCCCCGGCGCGGCAGGtgcccgccgccgcagcccggatGTAGCAGCTCCGGCGTTTGCCTGCTCGCCCTctgccgccgcggcgccgagcagcgcacggccgcgccgccccgcgccgaaACCGCCGGGAGCGCTGGCCGCGGGCCTCCGCCGGGAGCGCTggccgcggccggcagcccctCCGCGGGAACAGGCACCCGGCCGGGCACCCCGCGGcacccgcgccgcggcggggggagccgagcAGGCGCCAACGCTTGGCCGTGCCGCCCCGGCGCGCGCAGCTCtgcccgccgcgcatgcgccgcgccGGGGGTTTAGGGGAGGGGGTCGCGCGCCTCCGTGGCGGGCAGCGCTCGGGTGCCGTTAGGGCGCGAGGCGCCTCCAACGGCCGGCCCCcgagggctgcctgcccctgcccctgcccctgcccctgcccctgcccccgcccctgcccctgcccccgcccccgcccctgcccctgcccccgcccccgcccctgcccccgcccccgcccccgcccccgcccccgcccccgcccccgcccccgccccctcctctCAGCATTTACCTCGCACGTAGCCTTCGAGCCTCTTTCACAGCGGTGGGTGCGCACAGCCGCAGCCCTCCCTTTGCTCTGCCGGCCCCCGCGTGTTCCCTGTGCCCTCGGACTGCCTGAGCGGGGCGGCGTGTGCACGTACAAATCCACGCCTGCACTTGCCTTCTGGCTTGTGAGCTTTGGAGAGGATGCTTCCTTCTCACCTGAGAGGTTCTTCTTGAACGTCCCCAGGGCTAAACGTTTAGGGGGTAGGTTAAAGGTGAGACAAGATAATTAGGGTTTTAttgtctgtaagaaaaaaaaaaaaggggttgcGATTCACCAAAGAACTGCCAAGCTAATTAGCCAACAGGAATTATGCCTCTAGAGTCAAGTGCCGCAAAGTTAGGTGCGTAGCATTGAGAGAgacctttgcttttaaaatttagcCTACATATGATTCACATAATCTTTTCTGTGAAGCTCTAGGCCTCTATATGGAGTTAAAAAGGAAGTTACCTTTTTACTTTGtaacatatgcatatatttttctaaatataactACGTTTCTGTATAAATGCTCTCTAACAAACTTCTCTTTCCCTGCTTATTCAGCTCTGGTCCACTTCTTGCTTTAGAGCATGAAAAAATTATTCCTGGCAAAGTTTACAGTGAAGTTACATCTTTTGGCTAAGGTtgggtttcatttttgtttagctAGCTAAATAATTCTAAATGGTCAATGGAACTATTTATTGTATAACATTATGTGTCTAAGTGCTGTTCTGGGTTGGTCTCCCTTGCCGTGTATTTTGCCTTAATACTGAGTGCTGGGAACCCTAATGCCTACCTTTGGGTAAGATTACCAGGCACTTTGATGAATGATTGCTTTCATAAAATGTAACCCAGAATGTATGTTTCTTTGTACCCTATCATTAGGAAATTGATTTTGATGTAGAGGTAGTATCAGTATGCTACCTAAGACAACAAACAGTTCCTTTCGTAGGTTAAAAGAAGAATAAACTGGTCCTTACATTGTCACTAGTGGTTTCTGTGGATGCATACCAAAGTAAAAACGTTTGATATAGCTGAATGAAATGTCAGAGAATAAATATGTGTAAACAAACAGCTGTCACTTATTTTACTTACTGGTTCCACAGTTTGACTTCTACATCTTTTCAAGAATTGTCCCTGTCACAACAAGTTCTAAAAATCAGATGATTCCTTGTTTATCATCCCTTTGCTAGAGCCAGTTTCATTTGGCTAACGGATCACCATGGACAAGACAAAAATGCTGACAGTCAGCCATATTCAGTGCAGATTGCAACTCATGCTACCAGAACAattaaaacaatgttttgtttGGAGCAATGCAATcatattgttttcatttgtttctgaacTAATGAATAGAAAGCAGCATAGCTGGTTGTGCTTCAAGATTTCATTTTACCACTTCAGTATACATTATGGAATAGAGACAGAGTTTTCCAGTTTTCCCAAGTGAAAAGGGCATTTTTTCTGCACAGTTAAAAGTATGGAAAGTAATGATGTTGCTATTTCTTTTACATCAAACATCTGATACCTCTAAGGGTAACTGGAAGGATGCGCTGCTCATCCTCTGCTACAGAGGTTGAACTTTTCACTGTGTATTTGCAGAAATTACCTGTTGCCTACACAAGTACAGGATAACAGGGGAATGTGCATTTGAGAGACCAAAGGGTAGATGGATATTCACTAGCTGTCTAGAAACAGTTAAGCAAAACTTGCTTCAGATTAAAACAGTTTGCTTTCTTCTGCACAGGTGATGTAAGGCTAAGTGGCCCAGTTTGAGAGATTTTGAGTAGCTCACGTGTTTCTACACTTCTAAGAGAAGACCATCGGGAAACATTATTTCTACTAGGCATGTCTTGGGCATCTAGTTTTAGGAAatttataactttttatttatttgtcagGATTATTTTTGCAATGATACGTATTTTTTGCTGACTTTTTGTGCTTTTATGAATTTAAATAGAGGCGTAGTACCCGATCAATTTGCAAAGGGTGTATGGTTGGTAATAAATTTTAAGCATTGTGTACATCAGCTTTTTGTGCCTTGGCCTGTACGGCTCAGCTCATCTGGTTCATTGTTCATACACACGGTTTGTTATTCATATTACTTGGACTTTTTTATATGATGATGAATTTTAcgaatgaaaaaagtaaaatatgaaaacaagcagtaaaatgaatttttattataATCTTACAAATCATTACGTAATATCTTTCAAGTACAACCAGTGCAAGCATTGCTAAAAATATAATCTCCCAATTACTTGACCTGGTGAAATTCTGACTATAAAATCAAGCCACTACATGGGACATGCTATCTTGATGATGGATCTGTGGTTCCTAGAAATATCTATTTAATTTATAGTAATTTAATTTACAGTAATTCCTAGTTAATTTATAGTAATGCTGTCATTATATTGATCTTCCTTGAAGACTAGTAGTTTTCTATTACATGTGAAGTATACGTTCATTTCCTTACAGAGAGTAAATGCTAAATAAAGATACTGAATTTTACTACCTTTTTATCTATCACTTAGCTACTCAATCTGAAAgtaaacacatttatttattcttaaagtTTTGTGTCTTTGTGTTCCCACCTGCCAATTAAATTTATGATGCTTTAGTTAGACTAGTCACGTCTTTTACTGTGAGTGAAGTTATTTTTATGAGGTTTGTGCTTTTTAAATAAGTGAATCCACAAATCCTTCAGCTGTTTTGGTAAGCTTTTGTGATGAAACAGACCATTAACAACTAAGCAGCTAGCCTTGCAGTACTGCTTAGCACAGCTGACAATCAAGTCCTCAGGGTATTCTGTTgcttaatcatttattttttcctcttttcttttattctgctgtACAGCCTCACCTCATGCTTTCTGTCTCTCACTTCTTTACTATTATATCTTGTTCTTATCCTTAGGCTCATTTGAGCTTTTGGTTtcagaagtttttcttcttttctacaggctctctttttctcttctgtggctTTCCTGTTTATACAGCCTTTCCTAAACTTTCCCTGTTATTATGAATCATATAGCTACAGATTTCTGCTCTATTTAACATCAGTTTAGgtgcacttaattttttttatactaaAAGGAATCAATTTCAGCCACAAATATAATTGTGTCTGAACTCCTGAAGAACAAGAGCATGAAGTCATAATAAAATCAGAGGTTATTTGAAGAATTGCACTCTTAGCTTTGACAGAATCagtcgattaaaaaaaaaaaaacaagaaaaatatagtCACTTTTGAAGTTATCATATATTTTAACTGGAGGAAAATAGGAATGAAAGACAGATATTGAAATGTTCCATTGTTCACAGATCAAGAAACTAGATTCATTGTGAATTATCCTATTTCATCAGGGATATTTCTCTGTTAATCAGAAGAATGTATTAATTGAGGATTTTCTGAAGGACATACCAGTCTTGGTAAAAAGGCAAAGACTGTGttttttaacag
This genomic interval from Struthio camelus isolate bStrCam1 chromosome 2, bStrCam1.hap1, whole genome shotgun sequence contains the following:
- the NDUFA4 gene encoding cytochrome c oxidase subunit NDUFA4, which encodes MFRVMVSHAKRHPSLIPLFLIIGSGGVGAALYVMRLAVFNPDVCWDKKNNPEPWNKLSPSDQYKFYSVNVDYSKLKKDRPDF